Proteins encoded by one window of Ramlibacter tataouinensis:
- a CDS encoding 2'-5' RNA ligase family protein yields MATLTLPAARLFLALWPDDGIRRRLQRHQQGWTWPAGAAPVRADQLHLTLHFLGNVPLQRLDEFADVLAVEAQPVALDLQEGRPTVWPGGIAVLEFTPTPALLHLHGLLAASLATLGWPAQALRWRPHVTLARKAAGAHRPAAPVEPAQWKAGTGYALVRSIPAQGYRLLRSYGRASS; encoded by the coding sequence GTGGCGACCCTGACGCTGCCGGCAGCCCGGCTGTTTCTCGCCTTGTGGCCGGACGATGGCATCCGGCGCCGGCTGCAGCGGCACCAGCAGGGCTGGACGTGGCCCGCGGGTGCGGCGCCAGTGCGCGCGGACCAGCTGCACCTCACCCTGCACTTCCTGGGCAACGTGCCGCTGCAGCGGCTGGACGAGTTCGCCGATGTCCTCGCGGTCGAGGCGCAGCCGGTGGCTTTGGACCTGCAGGAGGGACGGCCGACCGTGTGGCCCGGCGGCATCGCCGTGCTGGAGTTCACGCCGACGCCGGCGCTGCTGCACCTGCATGGCCTGCTCGCCGCATCCCTCGCCACCCTGGGCTGGCCGGCGCAGGCGCTGCGCTGGCGTCCGCACGTGACGCTGGCGCGCAAGGCCGCCGGCGCGCACCGACCCGCCGCTCCGGTCGAGCCGGCGCAGTGGAAAGCCGGGACCGGCTATGCACTGGTGCGCAGCATCCCGGCGCAGGGCTATCGCCTGCTTCGCAGCTACGGCCGGGCCAGCAGCTGA
- a CDS encoding DUF5985 family protein, producing the protein MAAIVYALCALTSLTCFVLLWRAWRGGGHRLLFWAALCFAGMTLNNFMLVADKVIYPTEIDLSSWRLWAALGAVLLLLFGMVWEEE; encoded by the coding sequence ATGGCCGCCATCGTGTACGCGCTCTGCGCGCTGACCAGCCTGACCTGCTTCGTGCTGCTGTGGCGCGCGTGGCGCGGCGGCGGCCACCGGCTGCTGTTCTGGGCGGCGCTGTGCTTCGCCGGCATGACGCTGAACAACTTCATGCTGGTGGCCGACAAGGTGATCTACCCGACGGAAATCGACCTGAGCAGCTGGCGGCTGTGGGCCGCACTCGGCGCGGTGCTGCTGCTGCTGTTCGGCATGGTGTGGGAGGAGGAGTAG
- a CDS encoding DUF5985 family protein, protein MDQMMMGAIAMGSTVVGLFFFRYWRSTRDNFFLWFALSFWLEAVNRVALALLFAASELEPLFYLLRVVAYGLIVLAILQKNRRRPPAP, encoded by the coding sequence ATGGACCAGATGATGATGGGCGCGATTGCCATGGGGTCGACCGTGGTGGGGCTGTTCTTCTTCCGTTACTGGCGCAGCACCCGCGACAACTTCTTCCTGTGGTTCGCCCTGTCGTTCTGGCTCGAGGCTGTCAACCGGGTGGCGCTGGCGCTGCTGTTCGCCGCCAGCGAGCTGGAGCCCCTGTTCTACCTGCTGCGGGTGGTCGCCTACGGCCTGATCGTGCTGGCCATCCTGCAGAAGAACCGCCGGCGCCCGCCGGCACCCTGA
- a CDS encoding CDP-alcohol phosphatidyltransferase family protein, with the protein MQQTAPRHFSMLRGFHLADFFTLGNAACGVGAVFLAMLYLASGDISHFLASAALAPAAFAFDVLDGRIARARHEHSPLGRELDSLSDVISFGVAPAALGFAAGLQGGWDAAALIYFVCCGVSRLARYNVTAEALAEAGGKVRYFEGTPIPTSVLLTGMLAWAAWQDRLGDALWGGALELGPWVLHPLALLFVLSGTLMVSKTLRIPKL; encoded by the coding sequence ATGCAGCAGACCGCCCCGCGCCACTTCTCCATGCTGCGAGGCTTCCACCTCGCGGATTTCTTCACCCTCGGCAACGCGGCCTGCGGCGTCGGCGCAGTCTTCCTGGCGATGCTGTACCTGGCCAGCGGCGACATTTCGCACTTCCTGGCCTCGGCCGCGCTGGCGCCGGCCGCCTTCGCCTTCGACGTGCTGGACGGACGCATCGCGCGGGCGCGCCACGAGCACTCGCCGCTCGGGCGCGAGCTCGATTCGCTGTCGGACGTGATCTCCTTCGGCGTGGCGCCGGCGGCGCTGGGCTTTGCGGCCGGCCTGCAGGGCGGGTGGGACGCCGCGGCGCTGATCTACTTCGTCTGCTGCGGCGTCAGCCGGCTGGCCCGCTACAACGTCACGGCCGAGGCGCTGGCCGAAGCGGGCGGAAAGGTCAGGTATTTCGAAGGCACGCCCATTCCCACCAGCGTGCTGTTGACCGGGATGCTGGCCTGGGCCGCCTGGCAAGACCGGCTGGGCGACGCGCTGTGGGGCGGCGCGCTGGAGCTGGGCCCCTGGGTGCTGCACCCGCTGGCGCTGCTGTTCGTGCTGTCGGGCACCCTGATGGTCAGCAAGACCCTGCGCATCCCCAAGCTGTGA